Proteins encoded in a region of the Caldisericota bacterium genome:
- the gcvH gene encoding glycine cleavage system protein GcvH yields MGYKLKEGIFYAKSDEWVSLNEDIATVGISDYAQDKLGDIVYLEEVAKGKKVKQGEVFTTIESVKAASDLNAPVSGEVIEVNGDVVSTPSIINQDPYDKGWIVKIKVEDSSEVNNLMSAEEYSEYRKE; encoded by the coding sequence ATGGGCTATAAATTAAAGGAAGGTATTTTTTATGCAAAGTCAGATGAATGGGTAAGTTTAAATGAGGACATCGCGACAGTTGGCATCTCTGATTACGCTCAGGACAAACTTGGGGATATTGTATACCTTGAAGAAGTGGCCAAAGGAAAGAAAGTGAAACAAGGTGAAGTATTTACAACAATCGAATCTGTAAAAGCTGCTTCAGATTTGAATGCACCTGTTTCAGGAGAAGTAATTGAAGTAAATGGAGATGTTGTTAGTACTCCGTCAATCATCAATCAAGATCCTTATGACAAGGGGTGGATAGTGAAGATAAAGGTCGAGGATTCGAGTGAAGTAAATAATTTAATGAGTGCCGAGGAATATTCAGAATACCGGAAAGAGTGA
- a CDS encoding 3D domain-containing protein, which translates to MKKISKIILLSVFILFSCSLFFIHSYSIVDGADVTRVFSAKALTVNEILSKAKIGIGENDVVIPRLVETLYRGEIVIRRTRPVHLIVDRKKMSFFTEKKTVQELLNEKNIDIGDKDYINCDLESRIYDNQEIIVKHYVEVVRKVEVVIPFTIVYRENRLLEKGKVVKFRNGSDGMLEKEFYTVYFGGKKITDDLLGEKVVKPAISQLYEVGQASFSGDYLKKYEMIATAYSPRAIETDGNPWVTASGLRSGVGVVAVDPNVIPLGSLLYVKGYGYAVAGDTGGAIKGNIIDVFFYSTDDALQWGRRAVTVYLLPGKWKFPSKLDY; encoded by the coding sequence ATGAAAAAAATTAGTAAAATTATATTGCTTTCCGTCTTTATCCTTTTTTCCTGCTCATTGTTTTTTATTCACTCATATTCAATTGTTGATGGTGCTGATGTAACTCGGGTTTTTTCTGCAAAAGCTCTTACTGTCAATGAAATACTAAGCAAAGCAAAAATAGGTATAGGAGAGAATGATGTTGTAATTCCCAGACTTGTCGAAACACTTTATAGGGGCGAAATTGTTATTAGGCGAACGAGACCGGTACATTTAATAGTGGACAGGAAAAAGATGTCATTTTTTACAGAAAAAAAGACTGTTCAGGAGCTACTCAATGAGAAGAATATTGATATTGGAGACAAGGACTATATAAATTGTGATTTAGAAAGCAGAATTTATGATAACCAAGAAATTATTGTAAAGCATTATGTAGAAGTTGTTAGAAAAGTTGAAGTTGTTATTCCATTTACAATAGTTTATAGGGAAAATCGACTTCTTGAAAAAGGAAAGGTTGTAAAATTTAGAAATGGCTCAGATGGAATGCTTGAAAAGGAATTTTATACTGTTTATTTTGGTGGGAAAAAGATTACAGATGACTTATTGGGCGAAAAAGTTGTTAAGCCAGCAATATCTCAATTATATGAAGTAGGACAAGCTTCTTTTAGTGGTGATTATTTAAAAAAATACGAAATGATTGCAACTGCTTATTCTCCACGCGCTATAGAAACAGATGGTAATCCCTGGGTTACAGCATCTGGATTAAGGAGCGGCGTTGGTGTTGTGGCTGTAGATCCCAATGTGATTCCATTGGGAAGTCTTCTTTATGTGAAAGGATACGGGTATGCTGTTGCAGGCGATACCGGTGGCGCAATAAAAGGGAATATCATTGATGTCTTTTTTTATTCAACAGATGATGCATTACAATGGGGTAGAAGAGCAGTTACTGTTTACTTACTTCCAGGCAAATGGAAATTTCCAAGCAAATTAGATTACTGA
- the rsmA gene encoding 16S rRNA (adenine(1518)-N(6)/adenine(1519)-N(6))-dimethyltransferase RsmA: MEISKQIRLLIKKYSLYSSKRLGQNFLIDRSAIFYIRDAINPASDRIYLEIGPGFLFITNSVAERAKKIIAIEKDKRFEPYYEDTRHENIEIVMQDALKVDFSQWDVEELFGNIPFNISSSLIVKIAKTKTINRTVLLFQKEFAKRLLAGPGNKDYGSITIFTDFFFKKQFLKTFPPHFFYPMPLVSSTLINLVRRTDTPQSVNEDLLFRVVKGAFSKRRKTLFNALKKDFDGDILKNAIIDAGLPIEIRGENLSLEEFIRVSKNLY; this comes from the coding sequence ATGGAAATTTCCAAGCAAATTAGATTACTGATAAAAAAATATTCTCTTTACTCTTCAAAGAGATTGGGGCAGAACTTTCTTATAGATCGTTCTGCCATTTTTTATATTAGAGATGCAATAAATCCTGCGAGTGACAGGATATATCTAGAGATTGGTCCGGGATTTCTTTTTATTACAAATTCTGTTGCAGAGAGAGCAAAAAAAATTATTGCGATAGAAAAAGACAAGCGTTTTGAACCATATTATGAAGATACTCGGCATGAAAATATTGAAATTGTGATGCAGGATGCGTTAAAGGTTGATTTTTCACAGTGGGATGTGGAAGAATTATTTGGCAATATTCCTTTTAATATATCTTCCTCACTTATTGTAAAAATTGCAAAAACTAAAACAATAAATAGAACAGTTTTGTTGTTTCAAAAAGAATTTGCTAAAAGACTTCTTGCCGGTCCGGGCAATAAAGATTACGGGTCCATTACTATATTTACGGACTTCTTTTTTAAGAAACAATTCTTGAAAACATTTCCCCCTCATTTTTTCTATCCTATGCCCCTTGTGAGCTCTACGCTTATTAATTTGGTAAGGAGGACAGATACCCCCCAATCTGTAAACGAGGATTTATTGTTTCGTGTAGTTAAAGGGGCATTTTCTAAAAGAAGAAAGACCTTATTTAATGCGTTAAAGAAAGATTTTGATGGGGATATTTTAAAGAATGCAATTATTGATGCTGGCTTGCCCATTGAAATTCGCGGGGAAAATCTTTCTCTCGAAGAATTTATTCGTGTTTCAAAGAATCTGTATTGA